From Quercus lobata isolate SW786 chromosome 1, ValleyOak3.0 Primary Assembly, whole genome shotgun sequence, one genomic window encodes:
- the LOC115986818 gene encoding serine/threonine-protein kinase PCRK1, with amino-acid sequence MKCFHFSNGERRDEEDGAPVVVFPRALSKVSWTRSLSVASTASATLDTRRSEFDNSSSSNNYNYYDSRLGGGDFSDSALFHEFLSQRRANDLRVFSFSELKSATRGFSRSLLIGEGGFGCVFRGLVRVSDSKIEVAIKQLNRNGFQGHKEWINEVNFLGVVNHPNLVKLVGYCAEDDERGIQRLLVYELMHNKSLEDHLLARVPSPLPWMARLKIAQDAARGLAYLHEEMDFQLIFRDFKTSNILLDEDFNAKLSDFGLARQGPPEGLSHVSTSVVGTVGYAAPEYVQTGRLTAKSDVWSFGVVLYELITGRRALERNLPRSEQKLLEWVRPYVSDSKKFHLIVDPRLEGQYYIKSAQKLASLANKCLMKQPKSRPKMSEVVERLGNIISDTTSQDEDSPPVISEAEEVKDETTGETEPDSTRQGSNYRKKMFDIREMVNLRNKSFGKLDWRNWTPGLVRTW; translated from the exons atgaaatgctTCCATTTCAGCAACGGCGAGCGACGCGACGAAGAGGACGGCGCCCCCGTCGTCGTGTTTCCGAGGGCCTTGTCGAAGGTGTCGTGGACGCGTTCCCTGAGCGTGGCTTCCACCGCCAGTGCCACGCTGGACACGAGACGCTCCGAGTTCgacaacagcagcagcagcaacaactaCAACTACTACGACTCGCGACTCGGAGGTGGAGACTTTTCTGACTCGGCCTTGTTTCACGAGTTCCTGAGTCAGCGCCGAGCCAACGATCTGCGAGTGTTCAGCTTCTCGGAGCTGAAATCGGCGACCAGAGGGTTCAGCAGGTCGTTGTTGATTGGGGAAGGTGGGTTTGGGTGCGTCTTCAGAGGCCTCGTTAGGGTTTCTGATTCCAAAATCGAAGTCGCTATCAAACAGTTGAACCGTAACGGTTTCCAG GGGCATAAGGAATGGATTAATGAAGTTAACTTCTTGGGTGTGGTCAACCACCCAAATCTTGTCAAGTTAGTGGGATATTGTGCAGAAGATGATGAAAGAGGTATTCAACGACTTCTAGTCTATGAGCTTATGCATAACAAAAGCTTGGAGGACCATCTATTGGCTCGAGTTCCATCACCTCTCCCATGGATGGCAAGACTGAAAATAGCTCAAGACGCAGCCCGAGGTTTGGCATATCTGCATGAAGAAATGGATTTTCAG CTAATATTTCGAGATTTCAAAACATCAAACATTCTGCTGGATGAGGACTTCAATGCGAAGCTCTCAGACTTTGGACTTGCTAGGCAGGGACCTCCAGAAGGACTCAGCCATGTGTCAACATCA GTTGTAGGGACGGTAGGCTATGCTGCTCCAGAGTATGTTCAGACAGGCAGGCTGACTGCAAAAAGTGATGTTTGGAGCTTTGGGGTGGTACTCTATGAGCTTATAACTGGGAGACGAGCATTGGAGAGAAACCTACCTCGGAGTGAACAGAAACTCTTGGAATGGGTGAGACCCTACGTGTCAGACTCAAAGAAATTTCACCTTATTGTTGACCCTCGACTTGAAGGACAGTATTACATTAAATCAGCTCAGAAACTTGCATCCCTTGCAAACAAGTGTCTGATGAAGCAGCCAAAGTCCCGTCCTAAAATGAGTGAGGTGGTTGAGAGACTAGGAAACATCATTAGTGACACAACATCTCAAGATGAAGATAGCCCGCCAGTCATCAGTGAAGCTGAAGAAGTGAAGGATGAAACCACAGGGGAGACTGAACCTGATTCCACTAGACAAGGGAGCAATTATCGGAAGAAGATGTTTGATATCAGAGAGATGGTCAACTTGAGAAACAAATCTTTTGGCAAGTTAGATTGGAGAAATTGGACACCTGGATTGGTAAGAACTTGGTGA